The following coding sequences lie in one Nitrospiraceae bacterium genomic window:
- a CDS encoding septum formation initiator family protein, with amino-acid sequence MNSNNLLRKQVVSEIRKKRLITSIIFLLSFIYLMINLLFGDSGFIRYKQLINKKSSLENEIAALHKDTGQMKKQIVALKENPFYLEKHAREEFGLARPDEYIFQYDR; translated from the coding sequence ATGAACTCTAATAACTTATTAAGGAAACAGGTTGTCTCTGAGATAAGGAAAAAGAGGCTCATAACATCAATTATTTTCCTGTTAAGCTTTATATATCTCATGATAAATCTGCTCTTCGGAGATTCAGGATTTATCAGATACAAACAGCTGATTAATAAAAAATCTTCCCTTGAAAACGAGATTGCAGCTCTGCACAAAGATACTGGGCAGATGAAAAAACAGATCGTAGCTTTAAAAGAAAATCCATTTTATCTTGAAAAACATGCACGAGAGGAGTTTGGATTAGCCAGAC